One genomic region from Polynucleobacter sp. MWH-P3-07-1 encodes:
- the greA gene encoding transcription elongation factor GreA — MSTIPITKRGAELLKEELHRLKHVERPAVINAISEARAQGDLSENAEYDAAKEKQGFIEGRIQELESKLSAAQVIDPASLDVNGRVVFGATVDLEDLEDGTQFTYQIVGDDEADIASNLISISSPIARALISKEEGDVVAVQAPGGNREVEILAIRYI, encoded by the coding sequence ATGAGCACAATTCCCATTACTAAGCGTGGTGCAGAACTTCTGAAAGAGGAGTTGCATCGCCTCAAGCATGTTGAGCGTCCTGCAGTCATCAATGCAATCTCTGAGGCGCGTGCACAAGGCGACCTCTCTGAGAATGCTGAATATGATGCGGCCAAAGAAAAGCAAGGCTTCATTGAGGGACGCATTCAGGAATTGGAAAGCAAATTGTCCGCCGCCCAAGTGATCGATCCCGCCTCATTAGATGTCAACGGTCGAGTAGTCTTTGGTGCAACAGTTGATCTTGAAGATTTAGAAGACGGCACTCAATTTACCTATCAAATTGTGGGCGACGATGAAGCAGATATCGCCAGTAACCTGATTTCGATTAGCTCACCAATCGCACGTGCACTTATTAGCAAAGAAGAGGGTGATGTGGTTGCAGTGCAAGCTCCTGGTGGAAATCGGGAAGTTGAAATCTTAGCGATTCGTTATATCTAA
- the carA gene encoding glutamine-hydrolyzing carbamoyl-phosphate synthase small subunit: MLPSFPPAVLALADGTLFPGHSIGAPGETVGEVVFNTALTGYQEIITDPSYSRQIVTLTYPHIGNVGVNAQDAESTQIHAAGLVVKDLSRRVSNFRSEGSLEDYLTKSKVQGISGVDTRMLTRILRDKGAQSGAIVAGKLGDDIEALGKKALQLAQSFPGMSGLDLAKVVTTKQAYPWREAEWELHGPNGKPAYRNLDQSKALKKVVAYDFGVKSNILRMLAERGCELTVVPAQTSAAEVLAMNPDGVFFSNGPGDPGPCDYAIAAAKEIIERGVPTFGICLGHQIMGLAAGAKTLKMKFGHHGANHPVKDLDSGRVAITSQNHGFAVDPNTLPDTVRVTHISLFDGSLQGLAWKDKPALCFQGHPEASPGPHDIAYLFDRFVELMNATQSSNSKGGK, from the coding sequence TTGCTTCCTTCTTTTCCTCCCGCCGTGTTGGCTCTAGCCGATGGCACTTTATTTCCAGGCCATAGTATTGGCGCTCCCGGCGAAACCGTTGGGGAGGTAGTCTTCAATACTGCACTCACTGGCTATCAAGAAATCATTACTGACCCCAGTTATTCGCGTCAAATTGTCACGCTGACTTATCCGCATATTGGTAATGTCGGAGTCAATGCTCAAGATGCGGAGTCAACCCAAATTCATGCCGCTGGTCTAGTCGTTAAAGACTTATCCAGACGTGTCTCGAACTTCCGTTCTGAAGGCAGTCTCGAGGACTATCTGACCAAATCCAAAGTACAGGGTATCTCCGGCGTTGATACTCGTATGCTCACCCGCATCTTGCGTGATAAGGGCGCTCAATCTGGCGCCATTGTGGCTGGCAAGTTGGGCGACGATATTGAGGCCCTAGGTAAAAAGGCCTTGCAGTTGGCACAATCTTTCCCTGGCATGTCTGGCTTAGACCTAGCAAAAGTCGTAACTACTAAACAGGCATATCCGTGGCGTGAGGCCGAGTGGGAGCTTCATGGCCCCAACGGTAAACCAGCCTATCGCAACTTAGATCAGAGCAAGGCCCTCAAAAAAGTAGTGGCCTATGACTTCGGAGTGAAGTCCAATATCTTGCGCATGCTTGCCGAGCGCGGTTGTGAGCTCACCGTAGTTCCTGCGCAAACTAGTGCTGCAGAGGTATTGGCTATGAATCCCGATGGTGTGTTCTTCTCCAATGGTCCTGGCGATCCTGGCCCATGCGATTATGCAATTGCGGCTGCCAAAGAAATCATTGAGAGGGGTGTGCCTACCTTCGGTATTTGCTTAGGCCACCAGATAATGGGTTTAGCTGCCGGCGCTAAAACATTGAAAATGAAATTTGGTCATCATGGTGCCAACCATCCTGTCAAAGATTTAGACAGCGGGCGCGTTGCCATTACTTCTCAGAACCATGGCTTTGCAGTGGACCCCAATACCTTGCCTGATACCGTGCGCGTCACTCACATTTCATTGTTTGACGGTTCACTACAGGGTCTGGCTTGGAAAGATAAGCCTGCACTGTGCTTCCAGGGGCACCCAGAAGCATCACCAGGACCGCATGACATTGCCTATTTATTTGATCGTTTTGTGGAGCTTATGAATGCTACCCAAAGTAGTAATAGCAAGGGGGGCAAATAA
- the gloB gene encoding hydroxyacylglutathione hydrolase gives MDKNTLLQVWPIPAFEDNYIWCIHDGHSALVVDPGDAAPVLDYLAEKQLHLTGILITHHHADHTGGVLQLIDAMKPHPIPVYGPASIDISGRTEGLLEGDKVEIAHPRLSLKVFEVPGHTLSHIAYFANMQANVLEPMLFCGDTLFASGCGRLFEGTPTQMSESLAKFAALPKNTLVFCTHEYTLSNIRFALAVEPNNTNLIDWAERAKALRAKGLPTLPTTIGHELQVNPFMRCNQAEVVASAMAISGETSLPSPAHVLAVIRAWKDRF, from the coding sequence ATGGACAAGAATACTTTATTACAGGTTTGGCCCATCCCCGCTTTCGAGGATAACTATATTTGGTGTATCCATGATGGTCATTCTGCTCTCGTAGTAGATCCAGGTGATGCAGCGCCCGTTTTAGATTACCTGGCTGAAAAGCAATTGCACTTAACAGGCATTCTCATTACCCATCATCATGCTGATCATACTGGCGGTGTATTGCAATTAATTGACGCCATGAAGCCGCATCCAATTCCGGTTTATGGTCCAGCGAGTATTGATATCTCAGGCAGAACCGAAGGACTTTTAGAAGGGGATAAGGTAGAGATTGCCCATCCACGCTTAAGTCTCAAGGTCTTTGAAGTGCCAGGACATACCTTGAGCCACATTGCCTACTTTGCGAACATGCAGGCCAATGTACTTGAGCCCATGCTGTTTTGTGGTGATACCTTGTTTGCATCGGGTTGTGGCAGATTGTTTGAAGGCACTCCTACCCAGATGAGTGAGTCGCTTGCCAAGTTTGCGGCCTTGCCCAAAAACACACTCGTGTTTTGTACCCATGAGTACACCTTATCGAACATCCGTTTTGCTTTGGCTGTAGAGCCAAACAATACCAACTTGATCGATTGGGCTGAGAGAGCAAAAGCCTTGCGAGCGAAAGGCTTGCCTACCTTGCCAACAACCATTGGCCATGAATTACAAGTCAATCCCTTCATGCGCTGTAACCAGGCTGAGGTAGTTGCTTCAGCGATGGCGATTTCTGGTGAGACAAGTTTGCCCAGTCCTGCCCATGTATTAGCAGTGATTCGGGCTTGGAAGGATCGGTTTTGA
- a CDS encoding transglycosylase SLT domain-containing protein has translation MIRWPYAAIVMVAVLTGCATGDWSSDTPTKGSAKLSRATRVNLNKQNVSDLGAPSDNLWLRIRDGFQMEPVDSPLIVDQTVWLASRPDYVQRSMKRSSPYLFYIVQEVNARNMPTELALLPFVESAFNPQAKSGAKAMGIWQFMPKTGKDFQLTQNVFRDERRDVLQSTDAALDYLNRLHTQFGSWELALAAYNWGAGNILKAQKRNLAAGLPTDYWSLSMPLETRAYVPKLMAYRALVLDPAAFGVTLPDLENHPYFIAVDVNNDIDVALAAKLAEMSVDEFKTLNPSFNKPVILSAANQQILLPFGHAEVYQENLKKYNKPLSTWTAVKVAQTQSAEATAQSLGVDLATLREINGIPKGMRIKAGSTVIIPKTSRRPGDISVALAETASLSLEKPPPPKKTKKGAAGKGSGKTKESKSASKGNSSSNNAATQHKSASTGLAKSAKKDPIKTSSN, from the coding sequence TTGATCCGTTGGCCTTATGCGGCGATCGTGATGGTTGCTGTGCTGACAGGTTGCGCGACGGGTGATTGGTCCTCCGATACCCCAACCAAAGGAAGTGCCAAGCTATCCCGCGCAACGCGCGTCAATTTAAATAAACAAAACGTCAGCGACTTGGGTGCGCCTTCAGATAATCTCTGGCTTCGGATTCGAGATGGCTTCCAAATGGAGCCAGTGGATTCACCACTCATTGTTGATCAAACGGTTTGGTTGGCGAGCCGGCCAGATTATGTTCAGCGCTCGATGAAGCGTTCGTCACCATATTTGTTTTATATCGTTCAGGAAGTGAATGCGCGCAATATGCCGACTGAACTGGCCTTACTCCCATTTGTAGAAAGCGCCTTTAATCCACAAGCCAAGTCAGGCGCTAAGGCTATGGGAATCTGGCAATTTATGCCCAAGACTGGAAAAGATTTTCAGTTAACTCAGAATGTCTTCCGTGACGAACGACGCGATGTTTTGCAATCAACCGATGCAGCGCTTGATTACTTAAATCGTCTGCATACTCAATTTGGAAGTTGGGAGCTGGCTCTAGCAGCGTATAACTGGGGGGCGGGCAATATTCTCAAGGCTCAAAAAAGAAATCTGGCTGCTGGCTTACCAACAGACTATTGGAGTTTAAGTATGCCGCTGGAGACCAGAGCATACGTGCCCAAGTTGATGGCTTACCGTGCCCTGGTTTTAGATCCTGCTGCATTTGGAGTGACCTTGCCGGACTTGGAGAATCATCCTTACTTTATTGCGGTTGATGTCAATAACGATATTGATGTCGCGCTTGCTGCCAAGTTGGCTGAAATGTCTGTTGATGAATTTAAGACGCTCAATCCTTCTTTTAATAAGCCCGTGATTCTCAGCGCAGCCAATCAGCAAATACTCTTACCATTCGGACATGCAGAGGTCTATCAAGAGAACCTCAAAAAATACAACAAGCCCCTCTCCACATGGACGGCTGTGAAGGTGGCGCAAACCCAAAGTGCTGAGGCTACTGCGCAAAGTTTGGGCGTGGATTTGGCTACCTTGCGGGAGATCAATGGCATTCCCAAGGGGATGAGAATTAAGGCGGGGTCTACTGTCATCATTCCAAAAACCAGCCGACGGCCTGGTGATATTTCAGTTGCATTAGCTGAGACCGCTAGCCTGAGCTTGGAGAAGCCACCACCCCCTAAAAAGACCAAGAAAGGTGCAGCAGGGAAGGGTTCGGGTAAAACCAAAGAGTCTAAGTCGGCCTCTAAGGGTAATTCCTCCTCCAATAACGCCGCAACTCAGCATAAATCCGCATCGACAGGACTTGCAAAATCTGCGAAAAAAGATCCCATTAAGACCTCTAGCAACTAA
- a CDS encoding DUF4149 domain-containing protein: protein MSASKAPRFFTVVAGLWVGSMLAAGYLVAPALFTILTDHQVAGMIAGDIFRIEAYLSFVVCLVLLVMANRFVKQGQLQYQSMRWLLLAMLMCSLIGSVVLLPWMSALRDQTLLEGMPVMQSPAATMFGRLHGVSSIVYLIQSLLGIKLVWDAAK, encoded by the coding sequence GTGTCCGCATCTAAAGCGCCAAGATTTTTTACTGTCGTCGCTGGCCTCTGGGTTGGCAGCATGTTGGCGGCTGGCTATCTCGTTGCCCCAGCATTGTTCACCATTCTGACTGACCATCAGGTGGCCGGCATGATTGCTGGCGATATTTTCAGAATTGAAGCCTACTTGAGCTTTGTAGTGTGCTTGGTGCTCTTGGTCATGGCGAACCGCTTCGTGAAGCAGGGGCAATTACAGTACCAATCCATGCGTTGGCTTTTATTGGCAATGCTAATGTGCAGCCTGATTGGTAGTGTTGTCCTATTACCTTGGATGAGTGCTTTAAGAGATCAGACCTTGCTTGAAGGGATGCCTGTCATGCAATCACCTGCGGCAACCATGTTTGGTCGCCTCCATGGTGTTTCCAGCATCGTTTATCTGATTCAAAGCCTCTTGGGTATCAAGCTTGTCTGGGATGCCGCCAAATAA
- a CDS encoding class I SAM-dependent methyltransferase produces MIPTPIPPSQAPAPPWSSWEKWLESPPGKYVLSWEQRCFDQIVADVFGFHAVQIGLPQINSLAENRMPLHALLIGRHDTQENLPSAQWHIIEGENHELPFASESIDLLILPHVLEFAADPHQVLREVERVLRPEGRLIISGFNPASIWGVRQYLSRLIGNPYLPRDGQFIGLMRIKDWLQLLNFSLDRGHFGCYKWPLQSISGMARMDFLELMGNRWWPIFGAVFLISAIKRQAGMRLIGRIPSKILPAIQQLSPAAERNQLKSK; encoded by the coding sequence ATGATACCAACCCCGATCCCCCCTTCCCAAGCCCCCGCACCACCATGGAGTTCATGGGAAAAATGGCTGGAGTCACCCCCCGGAAAGTATGTCCTGAGCTGGGAGCAGCGCTGCTTTGATCAAATCGTGGCCGACGTTTTTGGTTTTCATGCTGTCCAAATTGGGTTACCGCAGATCAACTCCCTAGCAGAAAATCGCATGCCATTGCATGCTTTATTGATTGGTCGGCATGACACTCAAGAAAACCTGCCTTCAGCGCAATGGCACATCATTGAAGGTGAAAATCATGAACTCCCTTTTGCCAGCGAGAGCATTGATTTATTAATTCTTCCGCATGTTCTGGAATTCGCTGCAGACCCCCATCAAGTTCTGCGTGAAGTGGAGCGTGTTCTTCGCCCTGAGGGTCGTCTGATTATTTCTGGATTTAATCCGGCCAGTATTTGGGGAGTTAGGCAGTATCTCAGTCGCTTAATTGGCAACCCTTACCTTCCTCGAGACGGACAGTTCATTGGGCTGATGCGGATTAAAGACTGGCTGCAATTACTCAATTTCTCATTAGACCGCGGTCACTTTGGCTGCTATAAATGGCCACTCCAGAGTATAAGCGGGATGGCGCGCATGGATTTCTTGGAGTTAATGGGTAACCGATGGTGGCCTATTTTTGGGGCAGTGTTCTTAATCTCGGCGATCAAAAGACAGGCTGGCATGCGTTTGATTGGTCGAATCCCCAGCAAAATTCTGCCAGCAATCCAGCAATTGAGTCCGGCTGCAGAGCGAAATCAGCTAAAGTCCAAATAA
- the carB gene encoding carbamoyl-phosphate synthase large subunit, producing the protein MPKRSDIKSILIIGAGPIVIGQACEFDYSGAQACKALRDEGYKVILVNSNPATIMTDPEMADVTYIEPITWEVVERIIATEKPDAILPTMGGQTALNCALDLHRHGVLEKYGCELIGASPEAIDKAEDRQKFKEAMTKIGLGSAKSGIAHSLDEAHEVQQRIQQETGSAGFPVVIRPSFTMGGSGGGIAYNREEFEEICKRGLDLSPTHELLIEESLLGWKEFEMEVVRDRADNCIIVCSIENLDPMGVHTGDSITVAPAQTLTDKEYQIMRNASIAVLREIGVDTGGSNVQFSINPVDGRMIVIEMNPRVSRSSALASKATGFPIAKIAAKLAVGYTLDELKNDITGGATPASFEPSIDYVVTKIPRFAFEKFPQADSRLTTQMKSVGEVMAIGRTFQESFQKALRGLEVGVDGLDEVSTDLDDIIQEIGEPGPDRIWYLADAFRMGMGLDEIYAETKVDPWFLEQIEELITIEVELKQRKIDSLSAAELRFVKQKGFSDRRLAKLLGVDASSVRSARHRLKVTPVYKRVDTCAAEFATNTAYMYSTYEAEHGECESNPTNRDKIMVLGGGPNRIGQGIEFDYCCVHAALAMRDDGFETIMVNCNPETVSTDYDTSDRLYFEPLTLEDVLEIVAKEKPKGVIVQYGGQTPLKLALDLEKNGVPIIGTSPDMIDAAEDRERFQKLLQDLGLRQPPNRTARAEDEALKLAEEIGYPLVVRPSYVLGGRAMEIVHDGRDLERYMREAVKVSNDSPVLFDRFLNDAIECDVDCISDGKRVFIGGVMEHIEQAGVHSGDSACSLPPYSLSEETVSEIKRQTAAMAKGLNVVGLMNVQFAIQNVNGQDVIYVLEVNPRASRTVPFVSKATGLQLAKIAARCMVGQSLDQQGIEAEVKPPYFSVKEAVFPFNKFPGIDPILGPEMRSTGEVMGVGKTFGEALFKSQLGAGTKLPKTGTVALTVKDSDKAKAVEVAKLLHQLGFPMVATKGTAAAIEAAGLPVRVVNKVKDGRPHIVDLIKNGEISLVFTTVDETRAAIADSRSIRTSAQAQGITYYTTISAARAVMDGLLASQHGGNESLEVYALQNLHLLLN; encoded by the coding sequence ATGCCTAAGCGTAGCGACATTAAGAGCATTTTGATTATTGGTGCTGGCCCGATTGTGATTGGGCAAGCTTGTGAGTTTGATTACTCTGGAGCACAGGCTTGTAAAGCATTGCGCGATGAGGGTTACAAAGTGATTTTGGTCAATAGCAACCCTGCGACCATCATGACCGACCCCGAGATGGCGGATGTAACCTATATCGAGCCGATTACTTGGGAAGTGGTAGAGCGCATCATCGCTACCGAGAAGCCAGATGCGATTCTCCCAACGATGGGTGGTCAAACCGCATTGAACTGTGCACTGGATTTACATCGCCACGGTGTATTAGAAAAATACGGCTGTGAATTGATTGGCGCTTCACCCGAGGCAATTGATAAGGCAGAAGATCGTCAAAAGTTCAAAGAGGCGATGACCAAAATTGGTCTAGGTTCTGCCAAGTCTGGGATTGCCCATTCACTAGATGAAGCACATGAAGTGCAGCAACGCATTCAACAAGAAACTGGTAGCGCCGGTTTCCCGGTAGTGATCCGTCCATCATTCACCATGGGTGGATCAGGCGGTGGTATTGCGTACAACCGCGAAGAGTTTGAAGAAATCTGCAAACGCGGTTTAGATCTCTCGCCGACCCATGAATTACTGATTGAAGAGTCGCTCTTGGGTTGGAAAGAATTTGAGATGGAAGTGGTGCGTGACCGCGCTGACAACTGCATCATCGTTTGCTCGATCGAAAACTTAGACCCGATGGGCGTCCACACGGGCGACTCGATTACGGTTGCGCCTGCTCAAACATTGACCGATAAAGAATATCAAATCATGCGTAATGCATCGATTGCGGTCCTGCGCGAGATTGGTGTCGATACAGGCGGTTCGAATGTGCAGTTCTCGATCAACCCGGTTGATGGTCGGATGATTGTGATTGAGATGAACCCACGGGTCTCGCGTTCATCGGCATTGGCTTCCAAAGCAACCGGTTTCCCGATCGCTAAGATTGCTGCTAAGTTGGCGGTGGGTTATACCCTCGATGAGTTGAAGAATGACATCACTGGGGGTGCAACACCAGCCTCCTTTGAGCCATCAATTGACTATGTCGTGACTAAGATTCCGCGCTTTGCTTTTGAGAAGTTCCCCCAAGCAGATTCACGCTTAACCACTCAAATGAAATCCGTTGGTGAAGTCATGGCGATTGGCCGTACTTTCCAAGAGTCCTTTCAAAAGGCTCTGCGTGGTCTTGAGGTAGGGGTAGATGGTTTAGATGAAGTGTCTACTGATTTAGACGACATCATTCAAGAGATTGGTGAACCTGGCCCAGATCGCATTTGGTATCTCGCGGATGCTTTCCGGATGGGTATGGGCTTAGATGAGATCTATGCCGAAACTAAAGTGGACCCTTGGTTCTTAGAGCAAATTGAAGAGCTCATTACCATAGAGGTTGAGCTCAAGCAGCGCAAGATTGATAGCCTGTCAGCAGCGGAACTGCGCTTTGTGAAACAGAAAGGGTTCTCGGACCGTAGGCTTGCCAAATTACTCGGCGTCGACGCGTCATCCGTCCGCTCCGCACGTCATCGTCTTAAAGTCACGCCGGTTTATAAGCGGGTAGATACTTGCGCAGCAGAATTTGCTACCAATACGGCTTATATGTATTCGACCTATGAAGCTGAGCATGGCGAGTGCGAGTCCAATCCTACGAATCGCGACAAGATCATGGTGCTCGGTGGTGGACCCAATCGCATCGGTCAGGGTATTGAGTTTGACTACTGCTGCGTCCATGCTGCATTAGCGATGCGTGATGATGGTTTTGAAACCATCATGGTCAACTGCAATCCAGAAACCGTTTCTACCGACTACGACACCTCAGATCGACTCTACTTTGAGCCATTGACGCTGGAGGATGTTTTAGAGATCGTGGCTAAAGAAAAGCCTAAAGGGGTGATCGTTCAGTATGGCGGTCAAACCCCATTGAAGTTGGCATTGGATCTGGAGAAGAATGGCGTGCCGATTATTGGTACTTCGCCTGACATGATTGATGCGGCTGAAGATCGTGAGCGTTTCCAAAAGCTCCTGCAAGATTTGGGCTTACGTCAGCCACCCAACCGGACTGCGCGCGCTGAAGATGAGGCGCTCAAGCTTGCTGAAGAAATTGGCTATCCATTAGTAGTTCGTCCCTCTTATGTCTTGGGTGGTCGTGCCATGGAAATCGTGCACGATGGCAGAGATCTCGAACGCTATATGCGTGAAGCTGTCAAAGTATCTAATGATTCTCCTGTGCTTTTCGATCGCTTCTTGAATGATGCGATTGAATGTGATGTGGATTGCATCAGCGACGGTAAGCGGGTATTTATCGGCGGAGTGATGGAGCATATTGAGCAAGCTGGAGTTCACTCTGGTGACTCTGCATGTTCCTTGCCACCGTATTCTCTCTCCGAGGAAACCGTCAGCGAGATCAAGCGTCAAACTGCTGCGATGGCAAAAGGCCTTAATGTTGTTGGTCTCATGAATGTCCAGTTTGCGATTCAGAATGTCAATGGTCAGGATGTGATTTACGTGCTTGAGGTCAATCCTCGCGCCTCACGGACCGTTCCTTTTGTCTCCAAAGCTACGGGCTTGCAGCTCGCTAAGATTGCTGCCCGTTGTATGGTGGGGCAATCACTTGACCAGCAGGGTATTGAGGCTGAAGTGAAACCGCCTTACTTCTCTGTCAAGGAAGCGGTTTTCCCATTCAACAAATTCCCAGGAATTGATCCAATCTTAGGACCAGAGATGCGCTCCACCGGCGAGGTCATGGGTGTAGGTAAAACCTTTGGTGAGGCGCTCTTTAAATCTCAACTGGGTGCTGGAACAAAATTACCCAAGACTGGAACGGTTGCTCTGACTGTTAAAGATAGTGACAAGGCGAAGGCAGTTGAAGTCGCTAAGTTATTACATCAACTGGGCTTCCCAATGGTTGCTACCAAAGGCACTGCAGCGGCAATTGAAGCGGCTGGATTGCCTGTTCGAGTGGTGAATAAAGTAAAAGATGGCCGTCCGCATATTGTGGATTTGATTAAGAACGGTGAAATCTCCCTTGTATTCACTACGGTAGATGAAACCCGTGCTGCTATTGCGGATTCACGTTCGATTCGGACTAGTGCTCAGGCGCAAGGGATTACCTACTACACCACGATTAGTGCAGCGCGTGCGGTGATGGATGGCTTGCTGGCATCTCAGCATGGCGGAAATGAGTCGCTTGAGGTGTACGCCTTACAGAATTTACATCTACTGCTGAATTAA
- the rnhA gene encoding ribonuclease HI — protein sequence MSDTKHAHHIVIYTDGACKGNPGPGGWGAVLRSGGHEKHLHGGAEHTTNNRMEISAVIHALKALKQASSVELWTDSQYVQKGVTEWLEGWKKRGWKTASKEPVKNADLWQELDELLPKHQISWHWVRGHNGDPSNELADQLANRGVEEYLP from the coding sequence ATGTCAGACACTAAACACGCTCACCACATCGTCATTTATACCGACGGAGCCTGCAAAGGCAATCCCGGCCCCGGAGGCTGGGGAGCAGTGCTGCGCTCGGGCGGTCATGAAAAACACTTACATGGCGGCGCAGAGCACACTACCAATAATCGCATGGAAATTAGCGCTGTCATTCATGCTCTCAAAGCCCTGAAGCAGGCTAGCTCGGTAGAGCTCTGGACAGACTCCCAATACGTCCAAAAAGGAGTAACCGAATGGCTAGAGGGATGGAAAAAGCGAGGCTGGAAAACGGCTAGTAAAGAGCCTGTTAAAAACGCTGACCTGTGGCAAGAATTGGATGAATTGCTCCCTAAACATCAAATCTCGTGGCATTGGGTCCGGGGACACAACGGCGACCCCAGCAATGAACTGGCTGATCAGCTCGCGAATCGTGGGGTCGAAGAGTACCTGCCCTAG
- a CDS encoding propionate--CoA ligase → MSYKAHHERSIQDPDGFWGEQAKLVHWEKPFQSVLNYANPPFAKWFEGGLTNLCYNAVDRHLKDRADQTALVAVSTETNIEKTYTYQELYEEVNRLAAILKANGVKKGDRVLIYMPMIAEACFAMLACVRIGAIHSVVFGGFASHSLASRIDDAKPKMIITAEAGMRGGKAVPYKPLLDEAIALATAKPEKVLIVNRGLVDFTPVTGRDLDYATERQNHLNDIVPVEWVDSTHPSYILYTSGTTGKPKGVQRDTGGYTVALASTMNHIFCGKPGETMFCTSDIGWVVGHSYIIYAPLIHGMATILYEGTPLRPDAGIWWQLVEKYKVSVMFSAPTAVRVLKKQDPAFLSKYDLSSLRALFLAGEPLDEPTASWIHDAIQKPIVDNYWQTETGWPMLAIQRGVEVMPHKFGSPGVPSFGYNLKLLDDASSAELGPDQKGVIAIEGPLPPGCMQTVWGDDKRFVSTYWETIPGKTIYSTFDWGIKDKDGYFFILGRTDDVINVAGHRLGTREIEESLSSHPNISEVAVVGVEDKLKGQVAIGFAIPKDAAHVATLEAELMKTVDQQLGAIARPARVYIVTALPKTRSGKIVRRALQAVAEGRDPGDISTMEDQTVLAQIKQIIEQNPMKS, encoded by the coding sequence ATGTCCTACAAAGCGCATCATGAACGCTCGATTCAAGATCCAGATGGTTTCTGGGGAGAGCAGGCCAAATTAGTTCATTGGGAAAAGCCATTTCAGTCCGTTCTCAATTACGCTAATCCACCATTTGCAAAATGGTTTGAAGGTGGCTTAACCAATCTTTGCTACAACGCCGTAGATCGTCACTTAAAAGATCGAGCCGACCAAACCGCTTTGGTCGCAGTGTCTACTGAAACAAATATCGAAAAAACCTATACCTACCAAGAGTTGTATGAAGAGGTCAATCGGCTCGCCGCGATTCTGAAAGCCAATGGTGTGAAGAAGGGCGATCGTGTATTAATTTACATGCCAATGATTGCCGAAGCTTGCTTTGCAATGCTGGCTTGTGTTCGTATCGGTGCAATTCACTCGGTGGTCTTTGGTGGCTTTGCCTCACATAGCTTAGCTTCTCGAATTGATGACGCTAAACCCAAAATGATCATCACGGCTGAGGCAGGAATGCGCGGTGGTAAAGCGGTGCCATACAAGCCATTACTAGATGAGGCGATTGCCTTAGCAACCGCCAAACCTGAAAAAGTCTTGATAGTGAATCGAGGCTTGGTTGATTTCACCCCCGTTACAGGGCGCGACTTAGATTACGCGACAGAGCGTCAAAACCATTTGAACGATATCGTGCCGGTTGAGTGGGTTGACTCGACTCACCCTTCATACATTTTGTATACCTCGGGCACTACTGGTAAACCGAAAGGCGTGCAACGCGATACCGGCGGTTATACCGTCGCTTTAGCTTCCACCATGAACCATATCTTTTGTGGCAAGCCCGGTGAGACCATGTTCTGTACTTCAGATATTGGTTGGGTAGTAGGGCATAGCTACATTATTTATGCGCCACTAATTCATGGCATGGCTACCATCTTGTATGAGGGCACACCATTGCGTCCTGATGCTGGCATCTGGTGGCAGTTGGTGGAGAAATACAAAGTTTCAGTGATGTTCTCTGCGCCAACCGCAGTGAGGGTGCTGAAGAAGCAAGACCCTGCATTCTTGAGTAAATATGATCTCTCGAGTTTGCGTGCACTGTTTTTGGCAGGCGAGCCTTTGGATGAGCCAACCGCGAGCTGGATTCATGATGCAATTCAGAAGCCGATTGTGGATAACTACTGGCAAACCGAAACAGGTTGGCCCATGCTGGCAATTCAGCGCGGTGTCGAAGTCATGCCCCACAAGTTTGGTTCACCAGGCGTCCCTTCATTTGGCTATAACCTGAAGTTGCTCGATGATGCGAGCTCTGCAGAGCTCGGTCCAGACCAAAAAGGGGTGATTGCGATTGAAGGGCCTTTGCCTCCAGGTTGCATGCAAACGGTTTGGGGTGATGACAAACGCTTTGTGAGTACCTATTGGGAAACGATTCCGGGTAAGACAATTTATTCCACCTTTGACTGGGGCATCAAAGATAAAGACGGTTATTTCTTTATCTTGGGTCGAACCGATGACGTGATCAATGTGGCAGGGCATCGGCTAGGCACTCGTGAGATTGAAGAGTCGCTCTCTAGCCATCCAAATATTTCCGAGGTGGCAGTCGTAGGTGTTGAAGACAAGCTAAAAGGCCAAGTTGCGATTGGTTTTGCGATCCCAAAAGATGCTGCTCATGTAGCGACGCTCGAAGCGGAGTTGATGAAGACGGTAGATCAGCAATTGGGAGCAATTGCGCGTCCAGCCAGGGTCTATATCGTCACGGCTTTACCTAAAACCCGTTCAGGAAAGATAGTCCGACGCGCACTACAAGCCGTTGCTGAGGGCCGTGATCCTGGAGATATCAGCACGATGGAAGACCAAACTGTCTTGGCGCAAATCAAGCAAATTATTGAGCAAAATCCCATGAAGTCTTAA